AGTTATAGCTAAGTAACTTTTCCTTAATACTATTTCACAGGCAGTAAAGCCTCCATATTCCAAGCTTCCCTTGTTCCGTTACTACTATCTTTACATATATCCTTAGGTCGCTGATATAAGCCTGTGTGCTTGATAATGCCTTTAACACTATATGGATTTTCATATGTTCGAATCTTACTAGTCCACACACACTTCACTTCTTAGGTGACATATTCATTTCTGAATACTCATCATTTAGACCCGTACATTCTCAGCTTTGTCAGTTTTTTAATAACATTCTAACCATAGATATTTTATAGACACCCGACCTATCATACACTCGACTACCTCTAGTTCGCTATTCCTCAACTTTACTTGTTAGGATGTACTCTCAGCCGACTTCACCGAGCTTATAACCCTTAATAATTTACTTTATTAAACGCTATTCGGAGTATTAGTGTAGACGTTTCAAGACGTTACTCTATCATTCCATCTATCGCAGTAACAGTTCTAACTTCCTAAATTTAATTAGCTAAATTAGGCTATTCTTTTCAAATAGCAACAAGTCACACCAAACATTATGTTGACATCAGTTTCATTAACTTTCCCTTTGTACAAATCATCAAGTAATAAAATTTCACAGGTTTGGTACTTGCTTAGTGTTTTTTTGTAATATTCTTCATCAATCATGTTTTGTTTAAGGCTTGTAACCACATCTCTATAAGACATATAAACAACTCTTATATCTTTCTTTAAAAAATTATTTGCAAGGGCTAAAGCAATATGAGTTTTGCCTGAACCTGGATTACCACAAAGTAAAATTGAATTTCTTCTCTCACCTCTTATATTGCTGAAACTTTTATAATAATCTATAGCTTTAAATTTCATTTCTTTAGATTTATTTGACCATTCCTCAAAATTACTAAATGCCTTATCTAAATTATCTGTATTTATCCCACTATTTCTCCATAATCTTTTTACCTTCTCATTTTCTAAACATTTACATGGTGTCATTAATGGTTGTGCATTAACTTGTTGTTTAATAATATATCCTGTATCTTTGCATAATTCACATTTAAAAAGGCTCATCTTTTGCAGTTGCATTGCCATATCCACTTGAATTTGTTGATTGCCCATAGTCAAACTTTCTTTCAGCAGCCTGTCCACCTGTATCGATTGATTTCCAATCTCTACTTGTATCTGCTGATTCCCCATCTCGACCTGCGTTTGTTGCTTGTCCATCTGACCCACTTGTTTTACTTCTCCCATCCACCCCATTTCCTTTACCATTTCCACATGTACCACTTGATTCACTTGCCCACTCTGCATTTGGCTCCCACTTTGGTATTTTGACATTGAATTTCTTTTGACCTTTTCCAGTATTCTCTCCAAAGCTTCCATTTGTGCCCTCCTTCCATGAGAATATCTCCTTATTATCTTCCCTTAATGGAAATATTCCTTGCCAACAATTTTCTATGCTATTTTCTAAAATCTTAATTTGTGTTTTTTCCTCATAAGATAGATTTTTCAATTTATTAAGCATTAATTGCACTGCTCTATCTGTCATTGGTTTTTTAATTTCAGCTCTCATTTTTATAAAGTCTATTATGGTTTCCACTAACAATTTATTTTGAGTAAATTCATTTATATATATAAACTTCTTTTCATTCTCAAAATTCTTATCATTCTTATTAGTGGTTAGAGATTGGTTACGTATTGGTGACACATTGGTTACTTTAGGGTTGTCAGATTGGTTAACTATAGCTTTTCCACCTTGATAAAGTCCCCAATTCACTATACTTACAAGTATTCCTGTCTTGGTTGATTCATAGGTTAAAAAATCATATTTTTTGAATTTCGTTAACGCAGTTCTTACGTTTTGCCTAGAAATTCCTATTCCAGATTTGCTCATTATTGAATTAGCACTTGCAACAAATTGACCTGCTTCTGCTTTAAATTGTTTGCCATTCCACTCCCACTCTTTTCCTTCATGATTTGCCATGCCTAGAAAAGTAATTAGGATAACTTTCTGCTCAGGTGTTGAATTTAACCAAATAGCTTTTTTAAATAAACATCTATAAATCTTAAACCACCCTTCATTCATCTCACTCAACTCCTACTTTTAAATTAACAATTAATAATTTTCCTATTAACTGTTAACTGAATCAACTTCCCGCCCTTTCTCACACATCCAAAAATAATCATACTTATAAGCACTACATTTCAAGCCCTCTAATTCTTCATTATCTTCTTCATAATCAAAGCTTTTAAGTTCTATAACATCTGCTTTGCACATTTTCTCCTTATAAAATCTACAAGTTTTCCAACTACATTTAACTAACAACTTAAATTCCTCCTTTTATGTGGCATTCTTTTTAATCAAATCTGAAAACTTAAATATATCTATTTATTTCATTTATTAAAATAGTTGGTGCTTTATATTCCTCAATTATTTTTCTAGCAGTTTCTAATTGACATCGCTTTATAGATTGATAGCGTTCAACACCAAATTCTCTTTTAAGTTGATGTTGAATATCCGCATAAACTTTGCCTCTTAAGGAATTGTCATTATAAGCTGAACTTCTATACCCACAAAGCACTTTTATTCCTACCTTTTTAACTAAAGATTGAAGCTCCTTGCATTCAATATTAAAAAGCGGCATATTCTCCTTTAAATCATCAACTTTCTTTGCTACACCTTCTATTTTCTTATCTTGCTCTTCTAAAATATCTAATTGAATTTTTAATTGTTCTCTTGGAGATAATAATTTAGCTTGCTCACTAACTAATTTTTCACATTCAATAAAGTAATTTCTATACTCATATGATTTTTCTGTTCTAGCCATCATTGTTATATGTTTTGCAAATTCCAAACTTATGGCAAAATCTATGGTTGGCCTGCCACCTTTTAGGTTTTCCTCACTATGAGGAATACCTTCCTCAGTGTCTAAAACCCCTATCCAATCAATATCCTTCTTAAAAAACTCACTCTTTTCTATATTAGTTGGATACCACCTTGCCCAATTTTTTTCACGAAGACCTAATCCTAAATATAATTCCTTTGCACTGACTAACCCTTGGTCTGTTATTTTTATTAGTGTATTCGTAAGCTTGTCCTCCTTTACCCTTTTATCTTTAAATCTTTAAATATTTCATCTGTAGAACATTTATAAGTATCAGCAAGTCTTTTTATTAACGCAGGTGAAGGATTTGTCCAACCTTGCTCTAATTTATAAAATGTACTTTTACTTATCTTCAGTGCTTCTATAACCTCTTCACTTTGAAAACCTGCATTTAATCGTCTTAGCTTTATTGGTGTTAATTTCATTTTTTCAATCCCCTTCAAATTAAAATTTTTTTAAAGACTTGTTATTTTTTTGATTGTGATTAAAGACTTGTTTCTATTAAATAATTATTTTTTCTCTGAGTAACTGTTTTATATTAATCAATTGATTTTTTCTCTTAATTATCTGCTTGTATTAATTAATTCCTACATTAGTGATTGCATTTCTTAACTCGTTGATTTTCTTACACTTAATTACCAGCTTGTCTCACTTTCTAACTTTTCTCTTAATTACCTGTCTGTCCTGTTTTACTAACTTTTTTCTTAATTACCTGCTCACTATTTTACTAACTTTCCTCTTAATTACCTGTTGGTCCTATTTCACTAACTTTCCTTCTAATTACTTGTTTATCTTAATCAATTGATTTTTTCTCTTACTGATTAGTTTGTCTTAACATAACTATATTTTATCAACAATACCGATAAAAGCAAACATGTGTTCTGTATCAAATAGTGATAATTTTAGTAATTATATACCTTAATATTCCATTTACTCCTATTTTCTCAAAATCTCCATTGATTTTATCGGTAACTATGATAAAATTATCATTAAGAGGTGACCGTTATGTTAGGTGATAAAGTAAAAATGCTCAGAAATGAAGTAAAAATCACACAACAGAAATTAGCTGAAGCTATTGGAGTAAGCCAATCTACCATAGGAATGATAGAAGGAAATAATCAAGGTGCTAGTAATGACACTTTAATAAAACTTGCCAATGCTCTAAACACTACTGTTGATTTTTTATTATCCGATGATATAAAAGAAATAGACATTAATAATAAAATCAATGTCACTGAAATAGAAGCTGATAATATAAGAAGAATCGAAAGAGCTAGAAAGAAAATGGATCCTAAAAACAAAGAAAAAATGATGGAAATTTTGAGATCTGCCTTTGATGAATACTTTGATGATTAGATATGAATACATAAAATGCATAAAGAATTCATTTTGAAATAAGGCAAACGAAAGAAAAAGCAAGTTAGCTAGGAGTGTAAAAATCATGAAACAACAATATATAGATCAATTCGAAGACATATTCAAATCAGAATCATTGCGTGGAGAACGAATTCATTGGAAATTAAACTGGTTCTTATACACTATAATTTTAATTATGAGCTCCTTTATATACTTCATCCAAGGTAATGAAACAGGTAAATATGGAATAATCCTTTCTTTGGTGAATCTATTTTATAATTTATTTATCACTTTCTTCATTTTCAAAAAAAAATCTGCCGGATTGGTAAGTTACTTCACAATGTTTCTAAATGTGTTATCGCTAACAATTTATAATTATATAGATGCTACCAATAATTCAGCCCTAATACTTGCTACAACTGCTTCCACTTTGCTGTATCCAATCTGTATTTTCCTTGGGTCGCTAAGAATGGACAAGTATTTGATTATTTGGACTTCCATATTATCTATTATTTCCATGGATGGTCTCTACTTATGGTTTTACAACTCTTTTGATCCTTATATTGTAAATCAAATGATATCAACTGATATTCTCAGCCAAACTTATAGAACCATTTATTTAATCATTAGCGGTCTATTTATATATTCCGTTCCAATAAGCATGTGCAGAATTCTTAGAGCCCAAGAGCGATTTGCTAGAGAAAGTTTTGAGAACAAAAAAAATGCACAGCATGATTGCTTGACAGGTGTTTATAATCGTTTGTATTTTGAGCAACATTTATCTAATTGTATTCAGATAGAAAAAAAATCCAGCCATAAGTTTGCCTTGTTATTCATTGATCTTAATGGATTTAAACAATTAAACGACACCTATGGGCATGATTTCGGGGATTTTGTCCTTAAGTCTGTTGCAGAAGATGTGTCCGCAACCGTACGTGAAAATGATTTGGTTGCTAGAATCGATGGCGATGAATTTGTCATTATCATGTCAGAAATATCAGAAGTCCATGAAGTCCAAAATTTCAGTTGTAGAGTCCTTTCTGCCATAACACGTAAAAGGACATATGGGAATATAGAACTTTCACTTGGAGCCAGTATAGGTATTTCTTTATATCCACATGACACAGAAAATATGAAACAACTGATAAAATACGCTGATGAAGCTATGTATAAAGTCAAAAAATCAGGAAAAGAAGGTATTATGTTTTACAACTCTATTAACAATCAGTGTAGTATTTAGAATTCAAGGTAAGGGCTACTTTACTAGCTATAATAAAAACCTTATGAAAAGTGTTACCTAAACACAAAAGAGAATTATGATTACCCTTTATATGTGTAATCACAATGCTCTTTTGCAACAATCTGTTATTTATATAATACATCTTCATATTCTTTATTTTTCTCAAATTCAGCTTTAGCAAATGTGCAAAGTGGTATTATCTTTTTATTTTCTTCTCTGGCAAAATCAACAACTCGTTTTACCAACTTATTCCCTACACCCTGTCCTTTTAACTTTTCTGACACATTAGTGTGATCAATTCTTATTTTATTTTCACCCATATTTACAAATGTTATCTCTGCATCTGGATTTGCCTCTGAATCTCCTACATAAAATTTTTTATCCCCTTTTTTTATTTCAATCATAACAAAGTCTCCTTTTTATATAAATTTTCTGTCTTCTCTATCCTCAACTTTAACATTTTTAATTTATTCAAAAATACTTTAAAATATGTTTAATGTTCATAAATCGAAGAATTTTATAAGAGTTTAGCTAAGAGGATATGATAAATTAGTGGAAAAAGATGAATTTAAAGAATATTGTAGTGATAAGATTATTGTTAGTTTTACCTCTAAAATTTATACATGCAGCTTAATCTGTAAGGATATTACCAATAGTTTTTAACACAAATAAGCGTCCGTGAATCAATCCTGAAAAAGCAAATCCAGAAGAAATCACAAACGTTATTTACTATTGTACAAGTGGAGCTTTGCAATACACATGAATAAACACCTTTAAAAATATTTACAACAATAAACACTCTATTTCCTCTTGTGTAATATCCATGCTAATTTTTCTGTCTAAACCACGCCTGTCATCTTCTACCTTTTCTATTATTAATTTATTACCATCTAAATTAATAATAACGTCTCTATCCCTTTCAGTTATTCCCATCTCTTGTAATAACTTTACTGGAATAGTTAATCTGCCATTTATAGCTCTATCATCACTTTTGTTAATTGTGATCTTACGTTTCATATATCCTCCTTGTTATAACGGACTTATTACAACTATTTTATCTTATATAATTATTATGTTCGCTATTTTTCTTTGTATAATTATTTTATTCGCTATTTTTCCCTATATAGGTATTATCGAACAAATATCTTTTATATTTAGTATATATATTTTTTTATTGAACTTAATATGTGGTAGAAATTCTATAGCTAATTTTTATTCTTTCTTTTCTTTTTATCTGATGCTATTATTTTATATAAGTATATGTTTAGCAACAAATTAAAAATATGGAATAACATATTTGTTGTATAGAGGAGTATTTTTTGAAATTGAAAGAATAAATAATTATTGGAGGATTAAAGTATGATTAATATTTCAACTGACGAATATATTATGTTTTCATTTAAATCTCATAAACACATTAAACCATCTAATGTAATAGTAAACATCATTGCAAATATAATTTCAGAGGGAATTGCAGGTAGAGTAATAAATGACTTTGAATTAATTCTCACTAATGAAAATCTGTATATAGAAGCTCTAGGCTATTGGACTTGGGGTGGACTGACTGAAACTTTATATACAGAAAAATTTAGTAGAGAAGATATCAAGTCATTTGAAGTAACAAATGAAGGTTCTGAGGAATTAATTACAATAACTACAGCTAATGACAAAAAAACAACGTATGTTAGAGATAATGAAAAGAAAGATAACTTAGGTTTAATAATGGCTGAGTTATTGTCAAAGCCTCAAGAAAATTAGCATAAATTATATGAAAGAAATAATTAAATAATATAAGGCTGTAGTAAAATTTGCGTAATTACAAATTTGCTACAGCCTTATATGATCTATTTATAAACATAATTATTAATTAAATTTATTCTTTATTTCATTGATAGTTGAATTTATTGAATCTAAAGTATTTAATTTATCCGTAAGTTGCTTTATTATCTCTTGATAATTTCTTTCTCTTTCTTCTTGCTTTAAATCCCTAGTTTCCTGTGCTTTTAATATGTATACTATGAGTACACAACTTAATATCACCCAAATCCCTTGAGTTGTAGCCGATTTTATTAATTCATCAAACATAATCTCCCTCCTTGCATAACCTAACAAAATTTATACTTATATATAGAATATACGTTCTATAACCATATATACTATATATGGAAGTAATTTTATTTCAAATATTAGGCACATGAAAATAAATAACAAGTCTAAAACTGCCATGACTATTTTTCATCGTGACATCATAGCGGGCCTATTATGGTATTTTGCTGATGAGCAGAGAACCAAAATCTATGATTTTGTGTGAATCGCTTACTCAGTGAGCATAGCGAGTCGAGCTTCATTTATGATGGAAAATAGGCTGGCAGATGGACTTGTCATTTTTTTGATTGTGCCTTATATGTAAATATATAAAAAATGGAGTTATACAGGAGGTTGCATATGGATTATGAATATATTGAAAGCCTAGTATTTAAATCTAAAAATGGTGATACATTATCTAAAGAAGAGCTAACCTACGAATTTCGCCCTTTAATAATTAGCATTTCAAGAAAAACTTTTCTTCATGGCTATGACAAGTTTGATATCCAAAATGAATGTTATAGAACACTTTTTAAATGTGTTGGTTTATATAACCTGGAGAATCATAGATTTGTTGCTTATGCTACAAATGCAATTAAGAATAACATTAAGGATTTAATTAAAAGATCTAAAACGCGAAGTTCTGCTGAAGGACATGAGGCACTTTGCCTTTCTGACAATTTGGAGCATAGCCTAACTTCAGATGAAGACACCTTAGAAAATTCACTTTGCACTAAATGTGATTATGAAGATTTAAGATTTGCTATTAGTAATTTAACAGATGCAGAAAAGGAACTTATTAAATTTGTATTTTTTAAACATAATACAGTTAGAACTTATGCATCGAAGAAAAACATGTGCTACTCCACTGCTAATCAAAGGAAAAAGGTTGCTTTAAACAAACTAAGTAAATATATAAATAAACTTAAATATGCATAATAAAATCCTATATATATGTTACAAAAAATAATCTGCATCAATTAGGTAACAGTATCTTAATTTTCTAAAAAATTAAAATTATAACTTATATATTATAATTTTAGGCTATGTTAATGAACAGTGTTGATAATATAGCCCATAATAATGGAACTCATTTTCAAGAGTTCCATCATTTAACAATTTAATAAAAACACCCAATAAATTTACTATAGATTATGCTCGTTTTTTATATTTTCCAAATGCTTTTTCAGCATCTAAATGTACATTTTTAATGAAAAGTACAAACCATACAACAAAAGCAATCCAAAAGCATACTGCTCCACCGAATAATGACAACACTGCTCCAATCAAATAAATCATTGCATATATAAAGAAAAATCTACGCTCATCTTTGCTCAAACGAGCCTCATCATATTCTTCTCTTTCTTCCTTAGTCTTAGTATTATATCCAGATATAAGACCACATGCTTTTTCTTTTAGAATCAAAAATATCATTCCAATTAATAAAAATATTCCTGCCATAACCAAGCCAACTATTGTCCAAATATACTTTTCCATTAACTTTCAACTCCTTCCGTAAATATAATGCTTTCTTGACATTTTCGTACAATCATCCATTTGTTTAATTATATACTACGTAACCACAAATATTTAAATATTTAGGAAAATCTGTTTTCTTTTATAGATAACCAGCCCAAAAGGTTTACTTATTCATTGGTATAAAGCTTGATTTTACCTACATATTTTCCGAGGAATAAGTAAAGTTTACTTCGTGGTTATCTATATAGATACCCACCCCTTAAGTTATACTTATACTATGAATATATCTCCAACTAGAAATAAAGGGGCCTGCTTTTGCGTAATGTTACATTGAAAATTTTGATGGCTGCGCTTCTTAAGTGAAATTCCAAATCTATGATTTGGTTAATTGAACTTACTCAGCGAACGTATGTGAGTCGAGTTTCCTTTATATAGTCCAAAATGCTTGTTCAAAAAGTGAGAATCGGAATTTTACATTTCGTTCTTCGAACTTTCTCTGTGAGCGCTTGCCTTTGGGGCTAGCATTTTGGGTACAACTTGTAATCTTAGAAGCACCCATCAAAATCTTCCGTAACTGGAGCAAATGCATGACCTTCATTTCGGCGGGCATACACTTAAGTATAGTTTTCGCCGTGGGTATCTATAATTAAAAAATTTAGAATAATCTAACATTCTATTGACAAAATAAATAGGTATTACATATAATGTTCATATGAACAGATATTCATATATTCATATGAAAGGAAGATACGTGTGGAAAATAATAATATTACTAATATTGATAGTTGCAATTGTACAATAATTCATGAAGATGTAATTAATAAGGTTAAATCATCTATACCT
The DNA window shown above is from Clostridium beijerinckii and carries:
- a CDS encoding DUF1540 domain-containing protein, whose amino-acid sequence is MLVKCSWKTCRFYKEKMCKADVIELKSFDYEEDNEELEGLKCSAYKYDYFWMCEKGREVDSVNS
- a CDS encoding UviB-like protein, producing the protein MFDELIKSATTQGIWVILSCVLIVYILKAQETRDLKQEERERNYQEIIKQLTDKLNTLDSINSTINEIKNKFN
- a CDS encoding PemI, with amino-acid sequence MKRKITINKSDDRAINGRLTIPVKLLQEMGITERDRDVIINLDGNKLIIEKVEDDRRGLDRKISMDITQEEIECLLL
- a CDS encoding sigma-70 family RNA polymerase sigma factor, with protein sequence MDYEYIESLVFKSKNGDTLSKEELTYEFRPLIISISRKTFLHGYDKFDIQNECYRTLFKCVGLYNLENHRFVAYATNAIKNNIKDLIKRSKTRSSAEGHEALCLSDNLEHSLTSDEDTLENSLCTKCDYEDLRFAISNLTDAEKELIKFVFFKHNTVRTYASKKNMCYSTANQRKKVALNKLSKYINKLKYA
- a CDS encoding XRE family transcriptional regulator, encoding MLGDKVKMLRNEVKITQQKLAEAIGVSQSTIGMIEGNNQGASNDTLIKLANALNTTVDFLLSDDIKEIDINNKINVTEIEADNIRRIERARKKMDPKNKEKMMEILRSAFDEYFDD
- a CDS encoding GNAT family N-acetyltransferase, whose protein sequence is MIEIKKGDKKFYVGDSEANPDAEITFVNMGENKIRIDHTNVSEKLKGQGVGNKLVKRVVDFAREENKKIIPLCTFAKAEFEKNKEYEDVLYK
- a CDS encoding AAA family ATPase; this translates as MSLFKCELCKDTGYIIKQQVNAQPLMTPCKCLENEKVKRLWRNSGINTDNLDKAFSNFEEWSNKSKEMKFKAIDYYKSFSNIRGERRNSILLCGNPGSGKTHIALALANNFLKKDIRVVYMSYRDVVTSLKQNMIDEEYYKKTLSKYQTCEILLLDDLYKGKVNETDVNIMFGVTCCYLKRIA
- a CDS encoding XRE family transcriptional regulator; translated protein: MKLTPIKLRRLNAGFQSEEVIEALKISKSTFYKLEQGWTNPSPALIKRLADTYKCSTDEIFKDLKIKG